The Chryseobacterium sp. G0186 genome includes the window TGAAACCCCGTAAATAACTGCTCCTTTTTGAGCATTCACTTTAGCTTCCACCTTTTGAAGAAGATCAGCAGAAACCTCTTTTGGATGGTAGGAAAACACTAAAATAGCCTTTGGAGCCTTGATGATTTCGTCAGTAAGTTCCATTCCTGTAGGATCCTCGATTTTAAATTTCACAATCTCAGATTTATATCCTTCTTTTACCAGAACAGATTCATTCTTACCCTCTTCAATTTTCCATGGAGAACCCTCTTCCCAGTATTTTGTTTCCTTAATGTAATCATCCTGGTTTACCTTTAAAACTTCTCCTGTCTTTTGGTTTTTAAGAGAGTAAAAAGTCTTGTATTCAGATGGATTTTTATTAATTTTTTCTTTTTCTGCCTTAATGTTTGTTCCGATCTTGTAATCACGGAAATCAATCATTGGTTCATGCATAATTCCCTGTGCCATAATGTAAATCATAACCAAGGAAAATGCACCCAGAATGTAATATTTAAACTTGCTTGAAGACTCCTTTCTGGTGCTGCCGTATTCATCTTTTTTACAGAATTCTTTTCTGTATAGTATAAACAGAAGAATAAGTCCTACAAGAAGAGCAACATCTTTGAAAAAGCTCTGCCAAGGCGTAAATTTGATCGCATCTCCAAAACATCCGCAATCAGTTACCACATTGAAGTAAGCAGAATAAAATGTAAGGAATCCGAAGAACACACAAAGCGCTATTAAACTTGATAAGGTAAATTTAAGCTTTAGTTTCAGCAGCAGCATAAACCCTAGGAAAAGCTCCAGTACAACAACTATAATGGAAAACAGCAGTGCAAATTTTTCAAAAAATGGCATATTGAAGACAGCAGGTGAGAAATATTCCTCCATTTTAAAGGAAAATCCTACCAGATCCACAGCTTTTACAAAGCCTGAAAGGATAAAAATAACCGCGATAATAAAGCGTAATAAACCTTTGATCATATTAAATAGTTTTGGGTTCGAATTGTTTTTGTTGCTCAGAGAATTTTATCAGACAGAAGATGGCATAGTTCAGCATATCGAAGTAATTGGCATCTAGCCCTTCTGATACAATAGTCTTCCCTTGGTTATCCTCAATCTGCTTGGTTCTTAATACTTTCTGATAAATAAGATCTGTGATCGAAGAGATTCTCATATCTCTCCATGCCTCACCATAATCATGATTTTTTCTTTCCATTAAAGCCTTAGCTTCACCGGAATATTTGTCATAAAGACCTAAAATTTCTTCCTTATTTTCATTAAAGTCATTGGAAAGCCCTTTCTCAAGCTGGATAAGCCCAATGATAGAATAGTTGACAATTGCGATAAATTCATCCTCCTCACTTTCATCCACCATTTTTACATCGGTCATCTGCAGCGTACGGATTCTGTTGACTTTTATAT containing:
- a CDS encoding BT_3928 family protein produces the protein MIKGLLRFIIAVIFILSGFVKAVDLVGFSFKMEEYFSPAVFNMPFFEKFALLFSIIVVVLELFLGFMLLLKLKLKFTLSSLIALCVFFGFLTFYSAYFNVVTDCGCFGDAIKFTPWQSFFKDVALLVGLILLFILYRKEFCKKDEYGSTRKESSSKFKYYILGAFSLVMIYIMAQGIMHEPMIDFRDYKIGTNIKAEKEKINKNPSEYKTFYSLKNQKTGEVLKVNQDDYIKETKYWEEGSPWKIEEGKNESVLVKEGYKSEIVKFKIEDPTGMELTDEIIKAPKAILVFSYHPKEVSADLLQKVEAKVNAQKGAVIYGVSMYQNTFKTIKNAMMDGTAIKTIARSNPFVLILENGKIVDKQPAKDYVK
- a CDS encoding DUF1599 domain-containing protein — translated: MLKTSVQFQEVINQCRDLFSKKLQDYGAAWRVLRPSSITDQIYIKVNRIRTLQMTDVKMVDESEEDEFIAIVNYSIIGLIQLEKGLSNDFNENKEEILGLYDKYSGEAKALMERKNHDYGEAWRDMRISSITDLIYQKVLRTKQIEDNQGKTIVSEGLDANYFDMLNYAIFCLIKFSEQQKQFEPKTI